The following are encoded together in the Nocardioides sp. Arc9.136 genome:
- a CDS encoding sodium:proton antiporter, protein MTSDLVYVVAGGALLLAIVLPELLSRWAVSSPMVLVGVGMLLGLTSLPDGLPLDPQANRAVIEHVTELVVIVALMGVGLAIDRPLLVRRVRSWRPWGPTWRLLGIGMPLSIAGVALLGWWWAGLPLAAAVLLGGVLAPTDPVLASDVQVAGPRTGEEHEVDEEDELRFTLTSEAGLNDGLAFPFVYLAILIATEGLSLALVPTWVGFYLVGKIVIGVAAGILVGRVLAYLAFRSQSASLRVAERGESLLALAALVAAYGVGEVAHGYGFLAVFACAMTFRSAERSHDYHAAMHDVAERLERLLTLFVLLVLGIALTRGLLESLDLRGVAIGLGLIFVIRPLAGALSLGAWRAAPGPGLTKGEKWAAAFFGVRGIGSIYYLAYAAGEADELGTDWLWSTVGFTVVASVFVHGVLATPVMSRIGRDRDRAAEEQADEEEAAERSG, encoded by the coding sequence GTGACCTCCGATCTCGTCTACGTCGTCGCCGGCGGAGCCCTGCTCCTGGCGATCGTCCTCCCGGAGCTGCTGAGCCGCTGGGCGGTCTCCTCGCCGATGGTGCTGGTCGGGGTCGGGATGCTCCTCGGGCTGACGTCGCTGCCCGACGGACTGCCGCTGGACCCGCAGGCCAACCGCGCGGTGATCGAGCACGTGACCGAGCTCGTCGTGATCGTCGCGCTGATGGGTGTCGGGCTGGCCATCGACCGCCCGCTGCTCGTGCGGCGGGTGCGCTCGTGGCGGCCGTGGGGGCCGACCTGGCGGCTGCTGGGCATCGGGATGCCGCTGTCCATCGCCGGCGTCGCGCTGCTGGGCTGGTGGTGGGCGGGGCTGCCGCTGGCCGCCGCGGTCCTGCTCGGCGGCGTCCTGGCACCGACCGACCCGGTGCTCGCCTCGGACGTGCAGGTCGCCGGTCCGCGGACCGGCGAGGAGCACGAGGTCGACGAGGAGGACGAGCTGCGGTTCACCCTCACCTCGGAGGCGGGCCTCAACGACGGGCTGGCGTTCCCGTTCGTCTACCTCGCGATCCTCATCGCCACCGAGGGGCTCAGCCTGGCGCTGGTCCCGACCTGGGTCGGGTTCTACCTGGTCGGCAAGATCGTGATCGGCGTGGCCGCCGGGATCCTGGTGGGACGGGTGCTGGCCTACCTCGCCTTCCGGTCGCAGTCGGCCTCGCTGCGGGTCGCGGAGCGGGGGGAGTCGCTGCTGGCGCTGGCGGCGCTGGTGGCGGCGTACGGCGTGGGGGAGGTGGCGCACGGCTACGGCTTCCTCGCCGTCTTCGCGTGCGCCATGACGTTCCGCTCCGCGGAGCGCTCGCACGACTACCACGCCGCCATGCACGACGTCGCGGAGCGGCTGGAGCGGCTGCTCACCCTCTTCGTCCTCCTGGTGCTGGGCATCGCGCTGACCCGCGGCCTGCTGGAGAGCCTGGACCTGCGCGGCGTCGCCATCGGCCTGGGCCTGATCTTCGTGATCCGCCCGCTCGCGGGGGCCCTGTCGCTCGGCGCGTGGCGCGCGGCGCCGGGGCCCGGCCTGACCAAGGGCGAGAAGTGGGCGGCGGCCTTCTTCGGAGTGCGTGGGATCGGCTCGATCTACTACCTGGCCTACGCCGCGGGCGAGGCCGACGAGCTCGGCACCGACTGGCTGTGGTCGACCGTCGGGTTCACCGTGGTCGCCTCGGTCTTCGTCCACGGGGTCCTCGCCACACCGGTCATGTCGCGGATCGGGCGGGACCGCGACCGGGCGGCCGAGGAGCAGGCCGACGAGGAGGAGGCGGCCGAGCGCTCGGGCTAG
- a CDS encoding ferritin-like fold-containing protein — protein sequence MTASTDGPVEDDAPLALQDPEYREAVVDLLGAIAYGEISAFERLAEDAGLAPSLEDKVAIAGMASAEFGKVAGIHARITELGSDPFAAMAPFRSAIDRFHEHTAPADWYESLVKAYVGDGLANDFYREIAAYLDATTRDLVVSSLEDAGHSAFVVERVRAAIAADHRLGGRLALWGRRLMGEALTQAQRVAAERDALSALLAGGVDRPGLDLAAIGRMFARITERHADRMAELGLAH from the coding sequence GTGACGGCATCGACGGACGGACCGGTGGAGGACGACGCGCCGCTGGCGCTGCAGGACCCGGAGTACCGCGAGGCCGTCGTCGACCTCCTCGGTGCGATCGCCTACGGCGAGATCTCCGCCTTCGAGCGGCTCGCCGAGGACGCCGGGCTGGCCCCCTCGCTGGAGGACAAGGTCGCCATCGCCGGGATGGCCAGCGCGGAGTTCGGCAAGGTCGCCGGCATCCACGCCCGGATCACCGAGCTCGGCTCGGACCCGTTCGCCGCGATGGCGCCGTTCCGCTCCGCGATCGACCGCTTCCACGAGCACACGGCGCCCGCCGACTGGTACGAGAGCCTGGTCAAGGCGTACGTCGGCGACGGGCTCGCCAACGACTTCTACCGCGAGATCGCGGCCTACCTCGACGCCACCACCCGCGACCTGGTCGTGTCCTCGCTCGAGGACGCCGGCCACTCGGCGTTCGTCGTCGAGCGGGTCCGCGCCGCGATCGCCGCGGACCACCGGCTCGGCGGGCGGCTGGCCCTGTGGGGCCGCCGGCTGATGGGGGAGGCGCTCACCCAGGCCCAGCGGGTCGCCGCCGAGCGGGACGCGCTCTCCGCGCTGCTGGCCGGCGGCGTCGACCGGCCCGGTCTGGACCTCGCTGCCATCGGCCGGATGTTCGCCCGGATCACCGAGCGGCACGCCGACCGGATGGCCGAGCTCGGCCTCGCGCACTGA
- a CDS encoding SCO7613 C-terminal domain-containing membrane protein codes for MTPTVLGTCPTCGSRVPVQQHVQPVQQPAPLPTYPVAPPPAAPARPARPARGLPVPSVPALLLGLGALCLLVAAVAFLAVAWSALGVGGRTAVLVGLTGATAALGAVLAGRGLRVAGESLSVVSLGLLVLDLVGAAGAGWLGEASGAGLACVVGVVVALASLAWLRTGLGAPQLVAPLGLGLAAVAAVDLTAHPHVVATTATLLMAALVALGVVAGARLLPWAAGSGAALCWGWLALGGLVDAASYPTLAGLWAEGHALPLLTAALLLAAVAVLWRPALAGTTSILTLVAVLPALDEGGTSFGAAALAAVLGWALLGLATRSGGATVVRVPLAASAVASTCVLVVLVAEALDRLLLVAAPGTAGAAVRLPATTALAHPALAAASALALVVAYVAGTGRPVPPAAWVAAGVLGATTTAALLPAPLAVVVAVLAAAGLVGIGLVGIGSRPVAGVLLLAAVLVALPSQVLTLGALVALVAGCWLVRDRTEAAAVLPAALGASVWTALAVADVDPAFRGVPVLLALAALALLRPRPEVEAVAAVTGTLAAALAVTGPTSLAAHLTVGGALVTVHALLVAQRRVVAWAGGLLLAAATWVRLADLGVSQPEAYTLPSALALLLVGAATLRRDPAAPTGPVLTPGLLLATVPTLLWVLAMDPVSLRAALLGLACLALVLGGTALRWSAPVAVGWVVGSLLVVRELAPYAAATPQWILIGAAGTALTVVGVTWERRLDELRRAQAYVGRLR; via the coding sequence ATGACCCCGACCGTCCTCGGCACCTGCCCGACCTGCGGCTCGCGCGTGCCGGTCCAGCAGCACGTGCAGCCCGTCCAGCAGCCCGCGCCGCTGCCGACGTACCCCGTCGCTCCCCCGCCGGCCGCCCCCGCGCGGCCGGCCCGACCCGCGCGCGGCCTGCCGGTCCCCTCGGTCCCCGCGCTGCTCCTCGGCCTCGGCGCGCTCTGCCTGCTCGTCGCGGCGGTGGCCTTCCTCGCGGTGGCCTGGTCCGCGCTCGGGGTCGGTGGGCGCACGGCGGTGCTGGTCGGGCTGACCGGCGCGACCGCCGCGCTCGGCGCCGTCCTCGCCGGGCGCGGGCTGCGGGTGGCCGGCGAGTCCCTGTCGGTCGTCTCCCTCGGCCTGCTGGTGCTCGACCTGGTCGGTGCCGCCGGCGCCGGCTGGCTGGGCGAGGCCTCCGGTGCGGGCCTCGCGTGCGTCGTCGGCGTCGTGGTCGCCCTGGCCTCGCTCGCGTGGCTGCGCACCGGGCTGGGCGCTCCCCAGCTCGTCGCACCCCTGGGCCTGGGCCTCGCGGCGGTCGCCGCGGTCGACCTCACCGCCCACCCGCACGTCGTCGCCACCACCGCCACGCTGCTGATGGCCGCCCTCGTCGCGCTCGGCGTCGTCGCCGGCGCGCGCCTGCTGCCCTGGGCCGCGGGCTCCGGCGCCGCGCTGTGCTGGGGCTGGCTCGCGCTGGGCGGGCTGGTCGACGCCGCGTCGTACCCGACCCTGGCCGGGCTGTGGGCCGAGGGCCACGCCCTCCCCCTGCTGACCGCGGCGCTCCTGCTCGCCGCGGTGGCCGTGCTGTGGCGGCCGGCGCTGGCCGGCACGACGAGCATCCTGACGCTCGTCGCGGTGCTGCCCGCGCTCGACGAGGGCGGCACGTCGTTCGGTGCGGCGGCACTCGCCGCCGTGCTCGGGTGGGCGCTCCTGGGGCTGGCGACCCGTTCCGGCGGCGCCACCGTGGTCCGCGTGCCCCTCGCCGCCTCGGCGGTCGCCAGCACCTGCGTCCTGGTGGTGCTGGTCGCCGAGGCCCTGGACCGGCTCCTGCTGGTCGCGGCACCGGGCACCGCCGGCGCCGCGGTCCGCCTGCCGGCCACGACGGCTCTCGCGCACCCCGCGCTCGCGGCCGCCTCGGCGCTCGCGCTCGTGGTGGCGTACGTCGCCGGGACGGGCCGCCCGGTGCCGCCCGCCGCCTGGGTGGCGGCAGGTGTCCTCGGCGCGACCACCACGGCGGCCCTGCTCCCGGCGCCGCTCGCCGTGGTGGTCGCCGTGCTGGCGGCCGCCGGGCTGGTGGGCATCGGGCTGGTGGGCATCGGCTCCCGGCCGGTCGCCGGGGTGCTGCTCCTCGCCGCAGTGCTCGTGGCGCTGCCGAGCCAGGTCCTCACCCTGGGCGCCTTGGTCGCGCTCGTCGCGGGCTGCTGGCTCGTCCGGGACCGCACCGAGGCCGCCGCCGTGCTCCCCGCCGCGCTCGGCGCGTCCGTCTGGACGGCGCTCGCCGTGGCGGACGTCGACCCGGCCTTCCGCGGCGTGCCGGTGCTCCTCGCCCTCGCGGCCCTCGCGCTGCTCCGCCCCCGCCCGGAGGTGGAGGCCGTCGCCGCCGTGACCGGCACCCTCGCCGCGGCCCTCGCGGTCACCGGGCCGACCTCGCTGGCGGCCCACCTCACCGTCGGTGGCGCGCTCGTCACCGTCCACGCCCTGCTGGTGGCGCAGCGACGGGTGGTCGCGTGGGCCGGCGGGCTCCTGCTCGCCGCCGCCACCTGGGTCCGGCTGGCCGACCTCGGCGTCAGCCAGCCCGAGGCCTACACGCTCCCCTCCGCCCTCGCGCTGCTGCTCGTCGGCGCGGCGACGCTGCGCCGCGACCCCGCCGCGCCGACCGGGCCCGTCCTGACCCCCGGCCTCCTGCTCGCGACCGTGCCGACGTTGCTGTGGGTGCTGGCCATGGACCCGGTGTCCCTGCGAGCGGCCCTCCTCGGGCTGGCCTGCCTGGCGCTGGTGCTCGGCGGCACGGCGCTGCGGTGGAGCGCACCGGTCGCCGTCGGCTGGGTCGTCGGTTCCCTGCTCGTGGTCCGCGAGCTCGCGCCGTACGCCGCCGCCACCCCGCAGTGGATCCTCATCGGCGCCGCCGGCACCGCCCTCACCGTCGTGGGCGTCACGTGGGAGCGCCGGCTGGACGAGCTGCGTCGTGCGCAGGCGTACGTCGGCCGGCTGCGCTGA
- a CDS encoding DUF3107 domain-containing protein — translation MEVKIGVQHAPRELVVDTNESADSVQQLVAEAVEAGTVLTLSDSKGRKLVVPAAKIAYVEIGGGVVGQVGFRS, via the coding sequence GTGGAGGTCAAGATCGGTGTCCAGCACGCCCCCCGTGAGCTCGTCGTCGACACCAACGAGTCCGCCGACTCCGTCCAGCAGCTCGTCGCCGAGGCCGTCGAGGCCGGCACGGTGCTGACGCTCTCGGACAGCAAGGGCCGCAAGCTCGTCGTCCCGGCCGCGAAGATCGCCTACGTCGAGATCGGTGGCGGCGTCGTCGGCCAGGTGGGCTTCCGGAGCTGA
- the moeZ gene encoding adenylyltransferase/sulfurtransferase MoeZ, whose protein sequence is MSFPPLVEPADELTIDEVRRYSRHLIIPDVGMTGQKRLKNAKVLVIGAGGLGSPALLYLAAAGVGTLGIAEFDEVDESNLQRQIIHGQSDIGKSKAVSAQESIAEANPYVEVVLHEERLDNDNVMDVFRGYDLIVDGTDNFATRYMVNDAAYFLGIPYVWGSIYRFDGQASVFAPTMADDAPCYRCLYPEPPPPGMVPSCAEGGVLGVLCAAIGSIQVNEAIKVLTGIGDPAIGKLVIYDALELEWRKLKVRKDPNCALCGENPTVTGLIDYDAFCGAISDEAADAAAGSTISVTQLEHMLKEREEGTRDFVLVDVREPNEYEINKIPGSVLIPKGEFLNGSALEKLPADKQVVMHCKSGVRSAETLAIVKGAGYADAVHVGGGVVAWVNQIDPSQPSY, encoded by the coding sequence GTGAGCTTTCCCCCGCTGGTCGAGCCGGCCGACGAGCTGACCATCGACGAGGTACGGCGCTACAGCCGCCACCTGATCATCCCCGACGTGGGCATGACCGGGCAGAAGCGGCTGAAGAACGCCAAGGTGCTCGTCATCGGCGCCGGCGGCCTCGGCAGCCCCGCCCTGCTCTACCTGGCCGCTGCCGGTGTCGGCACGCTCGGCATCGCGGAGTTCGACGAGGTCGACGAGTCGAACCTGCAGCGCCAGATCATCCACGGCCAGTCCGACATCGGTAAGTCCAAGGCGGTCTCGGCCCAGGAGTCGATCGCCGAGGCGAACCCCTACGTCGAGGTCGTGCTGCACGAGGAGCGCCTCGACAACGACAACGTCATGGACGTCTTCCGGGGCTACGACCTCATCGTCGACGGCACCGACAACTTCGCGACCCGCTACATGGTCAACGACGCGGCGTACTTCCTCGGGATCCCCTACGTGTGGGGCTCGATCTACCGCTTCGACGGCCAGGCCTCGGTCTTCGCGCCGACCATGGCCGACGACGCGCCGTGCTACCGCTGCCTCTACCCCGAGCCCCCGCCGCCGGGCATGGTCCCCAGCTGCGCCGAGGGCGGCGTCCTGGGCGTGCTGTGCGCGGCCATCGGCTCGATCCAGGTCAACGAGGCCATCAAGGTGCTCACCGGCATCGGCGACCCGGCCATCGGCAAGCTGGTCATCTACGACGCACTCGAGCTGGAGTGGCGCAAGCTGAAGGTCCGCAAGGACCCCAACTGCGCGCTCTGCGGCGAGAACCCGACCGTCACCGGCCTCATCGACTACGACGCCTTCTGCGGCGCGATCTCCGACGAGGCCGCCGACGCCGCCGCCGGGTCGACGATCTCGGTGACCCAGCTCGAGCACATGCTCAAGGAGCGCGAGGAGGGCACCCGCGACTTCGTCCTCGTCGACGTGCGCGAGCCCAACGAGTACGAGATCAACAAGATCCCCGGCTCGGTGCTGATCCCCAAGGGCGAGTTCCTCAACGGCTCGGCCCTGGAGAAGCTGCCCGCCGACAAGCAGGTCGTCATGCACTGCAAGTCGGGCGTCCGCTCGGCCGAGACGCTCGCGATCGTCAAGGGCGCGGGGTACGCCGACGCGGTGCACGTGGGCGGCGGCGTGGTCGCCTGGGTCAACCAGATCGACCCCAGCCAGCCGTCGTACTGA
- a CDS encoding TetR/AcrR family transcriptional regulator: MPRRERRAQLLESALEVFVAQGYHAAAMDDIADRAGVSKPVLYQHFPGKLDLYLALLDSSCDAIIDSCRQALASTQDNKLRVAAAVDAFYAYVAQESGAFRLVFESDLTNEPAVREHVDRVTSECAAMIAEVIQQDTGLSDPAARLLAVSLVGMAQVSSRFWLSEGGGISRADAAALVSGLAWRGIGGYPLDH, from the coding sequence ATGCCGCGGCGTGAGCGACGCGCCCAGCTGCTCGAGTCCGCTCTCGAGGTCTTCGTGGCCCAGGGCTACCACGCCGCTGCGATGGACGACATCGCCGACCGCGCGGGCGTCTCCAAGCCGGTGCTGTACCAGCACTTCCCCGGCAAGCTCGACCTCTACCTCGCGCTGCTCGACAGCTCCTGCGACGCGATCATCGACAGCTGCCGCCAGGCGCTGGCCTCCACGCAGGACAACAAGCTCCGCGTCGCCGCCGCGGTCGACGCCTTCTACGCGTACGTCGCTCAGGAGTCCGGGGCGTTCCGCCTGGTGTTCGAGTCCGACCTGACCAACGAGCCGGCCGTGCGCGAGCACGTCGACCGCGTCACCAGCGAGTGCGCCGCGATGATCGCCGAGGTCATCCAGCAGGACACCGGCCTCTCCGACCCCGCCGCCCGCCTGCTCGCCGTCTCGCTCGTGGGAATGGCCCAGGTCAGCTCGCGGTTCTGGCTCTCCGAGGGCGGCGGCATCAGCCGCGCCGACGCCGCGGCACTGGTCTCCGGGCTGGCGTGGCGCGGCATCGGTGGGTACCCGCTCGATCACTGA
- a CDS encoding SpoIIE family protein phosphatase has product MLEDLPYRDAGSLRATYDAVDWAATPLGDPSGWSPTLRATLDIALNTRYAVTLMWGPEMVLLYNEAYAGLIGQKHPDALGRPAQEVFPEAWSVIGPMLQSVLDGEGPTYVRDQPLPLVRAGFLEECHFTYSYSPVHGPDGRVQGAFDIVSETTGQVVAERRLRLLGRLKDALGTVESADQVRSRAHALLADATADLAAVRIEVVAAHGGAGSRAGQSLGQHDMVVQEDQDGHRARLGIGTGTPYAGSVLEVVLSPRVPLGAPVLDFLRLVGATLSRSLEQVARIQAERSISAALQRSLLADPPQRPGMTVAVRYQPAANDAQVGGDWYDAFVLPGGSLLVAVGDVAGHDEGAAASMAQLRNLVRGIGWTAHGTPAEVLRRLDSTMDGLALDVVATAQLVQAERDGERLVLTWSSAGHPPPVHVRAEGRAEVLLRKPDLLLGIDHATDRTDHRTVLEPGDSVVLYTDGLVERRGAPITEGLDWLETELTGCAHLTPEQVCDHLLDMVGDDVEDDVALLVLHHG; this is encoded by the coding sequence GTGCTCGAGGACCTGCCGTACCGCGACGCGGGCTCGTTGCGCGCGACGTACGACGCGGTGGACTGGGCGGCGACGCCGCTGGGCGATCCGTCGGGCTGGTCGCCGACGCTGCGCGCGACGCTCGACATCGCGCTGAACACGCGGTACGCCGTCACCTTGATGTGGGGCCCGGAGATGGTGCTGCTCTACAACGAGGCCTACGCCGGGCTGATCGGCCAGAAGCACCCCGACGCGCTCGGCCGACCCGCGCAGGAGGTCTTCCCCGAGGCGTGGTCGGTCATCGGGCCGATGCTCCAGTCGGTGCTGGACGGCGAGGGCCCGACGTACGTGCGCGACCAGCCGCTGCCCCTGGTCCGGGCCGGCTTCCTCGAGGAGTGCCACTTCACCTACTCCTACTCGCCGGTGCACGGCCCCGACGGCCGGGTGCAAGGGGCCTTCGACATCGTCAGCGAGACCACCGGGCAGGTGGTCGCCGAGCGCCGGCTGCGCCTGCTGGGGCGGCTCAAGGACGCGCTGGGCACCGTGGAGTCCGCCGACCAGGTGCGCTCCCGGGCGCACGCCCTGCTCGCGGACGCCACGGCCGACCTCGCCGCGGTGCGCATCGAGGTCGTGGCGGCCCACGGCGGCGCCGGCTCCCGCGCCGGGCAGTCGCTGGGCCAGCACGACATGGTCGTGCAGGAGGACCAGGACGGTCACCGGGCCCGGCTCGGCATCGGCACCGGCACGCCGTACGCCGGGTCGGTCCTCGAGGTGGTGCTCAGCCCGCGGGTCCCGCTGGGTGCGCCGGTCCTCGACTTCCTCCGCCTCGTCGGTGCGACGCTGAGCCGCTCGCTCGAGCAGGTCGCACGCATCCAGGCGGAGCGCTCGATCTCCGCAGCCCTGCAGCGCAGCCTGCTCGCGGACCCGCCGCAGCGGCCCGGCATGACCGTCGCGGTGCGCTACCAGCCGGCCGCCAACGACGCGCAGGTGGGCGGGGACTGGTACGACGCCTTCGTGCTGCCCGGCGGGTCGCTGCTGGTGGCGGTGGGCGACGTGGCCGGGCACGACGAGGGCGCGGCGGCGTCGATGGCGCAGCTGCGCAACCTGGTCCGGGGCATCGGGTGGACGGCCCACGGAACGCCCGCGGAGGTGCTGCGCCGGCTGGACAGCACGATGGACGGCCTCGCGCTCGACGTGGTCGCGACCGCCCAGCTGGTCCAGGCCGAGCGGGACGGCGAGCGGCTGGTGCTCACCTGGTCCAGCGCGGGCCACCCGCCGCCGGTGCACGTCCGCGCCGAGGGCCGCGCGGAGGTGCTGCTGCGCAAGCCCGACCTGCTCCTGGGGATCGACCACGCCACCGACCGCACCGACCACCGCACGGTGCTCGAGCCGGGCGACAGCGTGGTGCTCTACACCGACGGGCTCGTCGAGCGTCGCGGGGCGCCGATCACCGAGGGCCTGGACTGGCTCGAGACCGAGCTCACCGGGTGCGCCCACCTCACCCCCGAGCAGGTCTGCGACCACCTGCTCGACATGGTCGGCGACGACGTCGAGGACGACGTCGCGCTGCTCGTGCTGCACCACGGCTGA
- a CDS encoding class I SAM-dependent methyltransferase, with protein MTVPSVQDRIDAYWTRRAPAYDDHQQRPDRRELDRAAWADVWTAALPLAPADVLDVGTGSGHVACLLAALGHRVTGIDLAEGMLERAREHAASLGVAQPPRFLRGDAVDPDLPAGSVDAVTGRYVMWTLREPVAAVRRWAALLRPGGVVAVVDSTWFPEGVATGGEAFTAAYDDDVVAALPLAEARSIDATADVLRAAGLLDVTVTPLTAVLDLDRAHGVAPGHEVRPQHLVTGRVAG; from the coding sequence ATGACCGTCCCGTCCGTCCAGGACCGCATCGACGCCTACTGGACGCGTCGCGCGCCGGCGTACGACGACCACCAGCAGCGGCCGGACCGCCGCGAGCTCGACCGGGCCGCGTGGGCCGACGTGTGGACGGCGGCCCTGCCCCTGGCGCCCGCCGACGTGCTCGACGTCGGCACCGGCAGCGGCCACGTCGCCTGCCTGCTCGCCGCGCTCGGCCACCGCGTGACCGGGATCGACCTGGCGGAGGGGATGCTCGAGCGGGCCCGGGAGCACGCCGCCTCCCTGGGCGTCGCGCAGCCGCCGCGGTTCCTGCGCGGGGACGCCGTCGACCCCGACCTGCCGGCCGGCTCCGTCGACGCCGTCACCGGCCGCTACGTGATGTGGACGCTCCGCGAGCCCGTGGCCGCCGTGCGGCGCTGGGCCGCGCTGCTGCGGCCGGGCGGCGTCGTGGCGGTCGTGGACAGCACGTGGTTCCCCGAGGGCGTCGCGACCGGGGGAGAGGCCTTCACCGCGGCGTACGACGACGACGTGGTCGCCGCCCTCCCGCTGGCCGAGGCGCGCAGCATCGACGCCACAGCCGACGTGCTGCGCGCCGCCGGGCTCCTCGACGTCACCGTCACCCCGCTCACCGCCGTGCTCGACCTCGACCGGGCCCACGGCGTCGCGCCGGGCCACGAGGTGCGCCCGCAGCACCTGGTCACCGGCCGGGTCGCCGGCTGA
- a CDS encoding MGMT family protein: MRHPEEYVEAVLACVESVPRGRVTTYGAVADAVGRFGPRRVGNVMAEHGAAVPWWRVVRADGSLPPSHQGEARQAYLEEGTPLRPSGNVDIVAAFFQPPPLA, encoded by the coding sequence GTGCGGCATCCCGAGGAGTACGTCGAGGCGGTGCTGGCGTGCGTCGAGTCGGTGCCGCGCGGCCGGGTCACGACGTACGGCGCGGTCGCCGACGCGGTGGGCCGGTTCGGTCCCCGCCGGGTCGGCAACGTGATGGCCGAGCACGGCGCTGCGGTGCCCTGGTGGCGGGTCGTGCGGGCGGACGGCTCGCTGCCGCCGAGCCACCAGGGCGAGGCACGGCAGGCCTACCTCGAGGAGGGCACGCCGCTGCGTCCCTCGGGGAACGTCGACATCGTCGCGGCCTTCTTCCAGCCGCCGCCGCTCGCCTGA
- a CDS encoding DEAD/DEAH box helicase: MLPEICDALERAGITTPFAIQEMTLSVALMGTDLIGQARTGTGKTLAFGIPVLQRSVAPSDPAYADLPQGKPQALIVAPTRELALQVSNDLHLASKDVGLRVLTVYGGVGYDTQLDALEEGVDIVVGTPGRLIDLANRKALDLSHVHALVLDEADEMLDLGFLPDVERILKLTPETRQTMLFSATMPSAIVALARMHMRHPMNIRAESSYDTTMVPATAQFIYQAHDLDKPEIIGRILQAEDAEKIIVFTRTKRQSQRVADDLAERGFSASPLHGDMAQVAREKALAKFREDKIRVLVATDVAARGIDVRGVSHVINYTCPEDDKTYVHRIGRTGRAGATGTAITFVDWADLHRWKMINKTLDLPFDEPVETYSTSEHLFTDQGIAPGTKGRIVDPKPVEKKERSDRPERGGRGGERGGERGGERPSRNRNRSRTRTRSGETVAEGAETTAPAAAPASGEGDAAPSRNRRRRRRGGSGGGSGQGAGEGQPATAGSGAED; encoded by the coding sequence GTGCTTCCCGAGATCTGCGACGCGCTCGAGCGCGCCGGCATCACCACCCCGTTCGCCATCCAGGAGATGACCCTCTCCGTCGCCCTGATGGGCACCGACCTGATCGGGCAGGCCCGCACCGGCACCGGCAAGACCCTCGCCTTCGGCATCCCGGTGCTGCAGCGCAGCGTCGCGCCGAGCGACCCGGCGTACGCCGACCTGCCGCAGGGCAAGCCCCAGGCGCTCATCGTCGCCCCGACCCGCGAGCTGGCCCTCCAGGTCTCCAACGACCTCCACCTGGCCAGCAAGGACGTCGGCCTCCGTGTGCTGACGGTGTACGGCGGCGTCGGGTACGACACCCAGCTCGACGCGCTCGAGGAGGGCGTCGACATCGTCGTCGGCACCCCGGGCCGGCTCATCGACCTGGCCAACCGCAAGGCGCTGGACCTCTCCCACGTGCACGCGCTCGTGCTCGACGAGGCCGACGAGATGCTGGACCTGGGCTTCCTGCCCGACGTCGAGCGGATCCTCAAGCTGACCCCCGAGACCCGGCAGACGATGCTGTTCTCGGCGACGATGCCCTCGGCGATCGTCGCGCTGGCCCGCATGCACATGCGCCACCCGATGAACATCCGCGCCGAGTCGTCCTACGACACCACGATGGTCCCGGCGACCGCGCAGTTCATCTACCAGGCCCACGACCTCGACAAGCCCGAGATCATCGGCCGGATCCTGCAGGCCGAGGACGCCGAGAAGATCATCGTCTTCACCCGCACCAAGCGGCAGTCGCAGCGCGTCGCCGACGACCTGGCCGAGCGCGGCTTCAGCGCCAGCCCGCTGCACGGCGACATGGCCCAGGTGGCCCGCGAGAAGGCGCTCGCGAAGTTCCGCGAGGACAAGATCCGCGTCCTGGTCGCCACCGACGTCGCCGCCCGCGGCATCGACGTCCGCGGTGTCTCGCACGTCATCAACTACACCTGCCCCGAGGACGACAAGACCTACGTCCACCGCATCGGCCGCACTGGCCGCGCGGGCGCGACGGGCACCGCGATCACCTTCGTCGACTGGGCGGACCTGCACCGCTGGAAGATGATCAACAAGACCCTCGACCTGCCCTTCGACGAGCCGGTCGAGACCTACTCCACCTCCGAGCACCTCTTCACCGACCAGGGCATCGCCCCGGGCACCAAGGGCCGCATCGTCGACCCCAAGCCGGTCGAGAAGAAGGAGCGCTCCGACCGCCCCGAGCGCGGCGGTCGCGGGGGCGAGCGCGGGGGCGAGCGCGGCGGCGAGCGTCCCTCGCGGAACCGCAACCGCAGCCGGACGCGCACCCGCAGCGGCGAGACCGTCGCCGAGGGCGCCGAGACCACCGCACCGGCCGCTGCCCCCGCGAGCGGCGAGGGTGACGCGGCACCGAGCCGCAACCGTCGCCGCCGCCGCCGTGGCGGCTCGGGCGGCGGGTCCGGCCAGGGTGCGGGCGAGGGCCAGCCGGCCACCGCCGGCAGCGGCGCCGAGGACTGA